The DNA segment AGCCCGAGAAAGAAGCCCGCGACGCAGTCGCACGCGGCTACGCGAACGATGAGCGGTGGCATCAGCGCAAGGACGGCGGCCAGGTCTTCATGAACGGCGCGATGCATCCGCTGCCGCTCGATGCCAACGGCCAGCCGCAGGGCTTCCTGAAGATCGCGCGAGATGAGACCGAACGCCGTCAGGCGCACGAGGCCCGGCGCGAGATCGAGGAGCGCTATCGCATCGCGGCGCAAGCGACGAACGATGCGATCTGGGACTGGCGCATTGCCGATGGACAGGTGATCTGGAATGAGGCGCTGGGCGATCTTTTCGGGCACCGGCTGGGTGAGACCAGCGCCGATTGGTGGCTCGCGCAGATCCATCCCGAGGACCGCGCGCGGATCGATCGCGATATTCATGCGGTGATCGGCACCAACGGCAAGGCCTGGAGCGCCGAATACCGCTTCCGGCGCGCTGACGGGTCCTATGCCTTCGTCTACGACCGCGGGCAGGTGCTGCGCGACGCGGATGGGCAGCCGGTGCGGATGATCGGCGCGATGCTCGATCTCACCGAGCGCAAGGCCGCGGAAGCCGAGCTGGTCCGGACCAACACTTTGCTCAAGGGCGTGATGGAAGCGGTGCCGGGCGTGGTTTATGCCAAGGATGAGCTCGGCCGTATCACCAGCGCCAACCGCGGAACCGCGGAATTAATCGGCAAGCCTCTTGCAGAGATCATCGGCCATACCGACGATCAATATCTGGCCGACAAGGACCAGGCCGCGGCAGTCATGGCGAACGACCGCCGGATCATGGCCTCAGGCCGCACCGAGGTCATCGAGGAGATCGTCAACGGTGCCGACGGAACGCCGCTGGTCTGGCTTTCGACCAAGGCACCGCTGCGTGACAGTGACGGAAACGTGGTCGGACTGATCGGGGCTTCGATCGATATCACGCAGCGCAAGGATGCCGAACGGCGTCTCAAGGAACTCAATGACACGCTTGAGACGCAAGTGGCGGAACGCACCGCCGAACGCGACCGGATGTGGGAATCCTCCGCCGATCTCATGGTCGTCGTCGACTTCGACGGCTTCATCCGCCGCATCAATCCCGCCTGGACGGCGCGGCTCGGCCTGACCGCCGGGGAGGTGGTGAACCGCCACTTGCGCGAGGTGGTGGTCGGGGAGGACATGGCTGATAGCCTCTCCGCACTGATGGAGACCATCGAGGGCCGCCCCGCGGTGGTTGAGAACCGCCTGCGCCACAAGGATGGATCGGAGCGCTGGTTCGCCTGGTCGGCGGCGCCCGGAAACGGCGTCGCCTATGCGACCGGGCGCGACATCACGGCGGAGAAGGAGGCCGCCGCAGAGCTCGAGCAGGCGCAGGAGGCGCTGCGCCAGGCGCAGAAGATGGAGGCGGTGGGCCAGCTTACCGGCGGCCTCGCCCATGATTTCAACAATCTGCTTGCCGGCATATCCGGCTCCCTCGAACTGATGGCGACGCGAATGGCGCAGGGCCGCGTCGACGAGATCGAGCGGTACCTCATCGCAGCTCAGGGCGCGGCGAAGCGCGCCGCGGCGCTGACCCACCGCCTGCTCGCCTTCTCGCGCCGGCAGACGCTCGATCCCAAGCCCACCAATATCGGCGCGCTGGTGGCGGGGATGGAGGACATGGTCCGCCGCACCGTCGGCCCCGCGATCAGCGTCGAAAGCGTCGCGGGCGGCGGGGTATGGAGCGTGCTGGTCGACCCCAACCAGCTCGAAAACGCGCTGCTCAACCTCTGCATCAATGCGCGCGACGCCATGCCCGAAGGCGGCAAGATCACGATCGAGACCTCGAACCGCTGGCTCGACGAGCGGGCCGCGAAAGCGCTCGACCTGCCCGCCGGGCAGTTCGTGTCACTGTGCGTGTCCGACAATGGCGCGGGGATGAGCCCCGATGTCGTCAGCAAGGCCTTCGATCCATTCTTCACCACCAAGCCGATAGGCATGGGCACGGGCCTCGGGCTGTCGATGATCTACGGCTTCGCGCGCCAGTCGGGCGGGCAGGTGCGAATCTATTCGGAGGCCGGCAAGGGCACGATGGTGTGCATCTATCTTCCCCGTCACCATGGCGAAAGCGACGGCGCGCCTCAGTCCGATGCCGCGCTGCCCGGCCCGGCGACGCTGAGCGGCGGCGGGACTGTTCTGGTGATCGATGATGAGCCGCTGGTGCGGATGCTGGTGGTCGATGCGCTGGGCGACCTCGGCTATGACGCGGTCGAGGCGGAGGATGGGCCGACAGGGCTTAAAGTGCTGCGTTCGGAGCAGGCGATCGACCTCCTCATCACCGATGTCGGGCTGCCGAACGGCATGAACGGCCGGCAGGTCGCCGATGCCGCGCGCGAGCTTCGCCCCGGCTTGAAAGTGCTCTTCATCACCGGCTTCGCCGAGAATGCGGTGCTCAATCACGGCCATCTCGATCATGGTATGCAGGTGCTCACCAAACCCTTCGCCGTGTCCGACCTCGGCGAACGCATCACCGCCATGATGGAGCAGCGGTGACAGGCGACGCGCGCGCCGCCGGCGAAGCCGCGCGCCGCTTTGCCGCCACGGTGCAGGAGGCGACGGGCCGCCTGGTGCGGCGCGAAGGCGCGCTCGATGCCGCGCTGGCAACCCGCGAGCAGCGCCGCTTCCACGGCTTCGCCTGGATCGCGACCACGGCCGAGGCGCTGGTGGCCACCGCGTGCTGGTACGAAGGGCTCGAAGACGCGCGCGACATCGACCGGCTGGTGCTCGAAGTCGCGTTCGGCGAATATTGCGCGCAGCTCGCGGGCGGGGTCGCGATGGGGCAATCGGAAGTGGTCCGCCCCGCCGATTACGGCCTCGCCGAGGCCGCGCGCGCCTTTGCCGGCGAGCCTTCGGTCGCCGCTTTCCTCGAGCAAGGCAATGCCCCCGAAACCCGCGCCGCGCTGGCTCAGCGCATCGCCTCGGGCGAGCGGCCAGGCGAAAGCGTTGGCGATGGCGCGCTCGACATGGTGCGGGGCCAGTTCCGCCGCTTCGCCGCCGAACGGATCGCGCCGCGCGCGCAGGCCTGGCACCTCGCCGACGCGCTGATCCCGCTCGATATCGTCGCCGAAATGGCCGCGCTCGGCGTCTTCGGCGTGACGATATCGGAGGAATACGGCGGGCTCGGTCTCGGCAAGCTCGCGATGTGCCTCGTCTCGGAAGAGCTCTCGCGCGGGTGGATTTGTGCGGGGTCGCTCGGCACAAGGTCGGAGATCGCGGCCGAGCTGATCGGCACCAACGGCACGACGGGGCAGAAGACGCGCTACCTGCCGCGCATCGCCGATGGCTCGATTTTGCCGACCGCGGTCTTCACCGAACCCGACACCGGCTCCGACCTCGCGTCGATCCGCACCCGCGCGGTGCGCGACCCCGCCGGGGGATGGCGGATCGACGGCGCGAAGACCTGGATCACTCACGCCGCCCGCGCCGATCTGATGACGGTTCTGGTCCGCACCGACCTTGCGAATCCGGGTCACGGCGGGCTTTCGATGCTGCTGGCTGAGAAGAGCCGGGGGACCGAGGCGGACCCCTTTCCCGATCCCGGCCTGGCCGGCGAGGCGATCGATGTGCTGGGATACCGCGGGATGCGTGAATATTCGCTCGGATTCGAAGGTTTTCGTGTTGCGGCTGACGGCCTGCTCGGCGCGGTCGAGGGTCAGGGCTTCCGCCAGCTCATGCAAACCTTCGAAAGCGCGCGGATTCAAACGGCTGCGCGCGCGGTGGGGGTGGCATGGAACGCCTTCGATCTCGGCCTATCCTACGCTGTTGACCGCCGTCAGTTCGGGAACAGCCTGCTCGCCTTCCCCCGCGTCGCCGACAAGCTCGCGCTGATGGTGGCGGAAATCGTCGCGGCGCGCGAACTTACCTATGCGGCCGCGCGCGAAAAAGATGCCGGCGAGCGCTGCGATATCGTCGCCGGCATGGCCAAGCTTCTTGCCGCGCGCACCGCCTGGAGCGCTGCGGACGCCGCGCTGCAGATCCACGGCGGTAACGGCTATGCGCTTGAATATCCAATCAGCCGCGTGCTCTGCGATGCGCGCGTCCTCAACATCTTCGAAGGCGCGGGCGAAATCCAGGCACAGGTAATCGCGCGGGGATTGCTGATGGGACGCTAGGCCATTTGCTTGCCTGCCCCCGAGCACCTAGATCGTTTCGAGATGTCCGCCGCCACCGACACCAAGCGCCTCCTCGTCTCCGTCCACGACGTCCATCCCGGCTCTCTTGCTGCGGTGGATCGTCTGGCCGACCAGCTCGAAGCGCACCTTGGGGGGCCGCACTTTGCCA comes from the Qipengyuania sediminis genome and includes:
- a CDS encoding PAS domain S-box protein, with the translated sequence MEDSDSWRLTGRIQHELGRGDPFAAAVRATRMPMVITDPHQDDNPIIFANDAFLRLTGYARGEVLGRNCRFLQGEGTDPRSVRAVQEAIAEKRDIAIELLNYRKDGSTFHNALYLSPVLNEAGEIQFYFASQMDVSEQVVARTELHRNETELRLIVEGASDYAVIATDPERRVTNWSAGAERAFGWTAEEMIGESADVIFLPQDRQAGQPEKEARDAVARGYANDERWHQRKDGGQVFMNGAMHPLPLDANGQPQGFLKIARDETERRQAHEARREIEERYRIAAQATNDAIWDWRIADGQVIWNEALGDLFGHRLGETSADWWLAQIHPEDRARIDRDIHAVIGTNGKAWSAEYRFRRADGSYAFVYDRGQVLRDADGQPVRMIGAMLDLTERKAAEAELVRTNTLLKGVMEAVPGVVYAKDELGRITSANRGTAELIGKPLAEIIGHTDDQYLADKDQAAAVMANDRRIMASGRTEVIEEIVNGADGTPLVWLSTKAPLRDSDGNVVGLIGASIDITQRKDAERRLKELNDTLETQVAERTAERDRMWESSADLMVVVDFDGFIRRINPAWTARLGLTAGEVVNRHLREVVVGEDMADSLSALMETIEGRPAVVENRLRHKDGSERWFAWSAAPGNGVAYATGRDITAEKEAAAELEQAQEALRQAQKMEAVGQLTGGLAHDFNNLLAGISGSLELMATRMAQGRVDEIERYLIAAQGAAKRAAALTHRLLAFSRRQTLDPKPTNIGALVAGMEDMVRRTVGPAISVESVAGGGVWSVLVDPNQLENALLNLCINARDAMPEGGKITIETSNRWLDERAAKALDLPAGQFVSLCVSDNGAGMSPDVVSKAFDPFFTTKPIGMGTGLGLSMIYGFARQSGGQVRIYSEAGKGTMVCIYLPRHHGESDGAPQSDAALPGPATLSGGGTVLVIDDEPLVRMLVVDALGDLGYDAVEAEDGPTGLKVLRSEQAIDLLITDVGLPNGMNGRQVADAARELRPGLKVLFITGFAENAVLNHGHLDHGMQVLTKPFAVSDLGERITAMMEQR
- a CDS encoding acyl-CoA dehydrogenase family protein, encoding MTGDARAAGEAARRFAATVQEATGRLVRREGALDAALATREQRRFHGFAWIATTAEALVATACWYEGLEDARDIDRLVLEVAFGEYCAQLAGGVAMGQSEVVRPADYGLAEAARAFAGEPSVAAFLEQGNAPETRAALAQRIASGERPGESVGDGALDMVRGQFRRFAAERIAPRAQAWHLADALIPLDIVAEMAALGVFGVTISEEYGGLGLGKLAMCLVSEELSRGWICAGSLGTRSEIAAELIGTNGTTGQKTRYLPRIADGSILPTAVFTEPDTGSDLASIRTRAVRDPAGGWRIDGAKTWITHAARADLMTVLVRTDLANPGHGGLSMLLAEKSRGTEADPFPDPGLAGEAIDVLGYRGMREYSLGFEGFRVAADGLLGAVEGQGFRQLMQTFESARIQTAARAVGVAWNAFDLGLSYAVDRRQFGNSLLAFPRVADKLALMVAEIVAARELTYAAAREKDAGERCDIVAGMAKLLAARTAWSAADAALQIHGGNGYALEYPISRVLCDARVLNIFEGAGEIQAQVIARGLLMGR